A stretch of Chloroflexota bacterium DNA encodes these proteins:
- a CDS encoding GxxExxY protein: MARPCPRAGAGLWCAAAAVVCGAEGGSMTKRPDLPYTIVGAAMEVHRQLGPWHAEKVYRRALQAALERKGLGVRPEVPLHLRDEDGVVLAIYRPDLVVRRGRETVVVELKAEPALTDAHVRQVKAYLSAWRGRAEGLLVNFGEARLTWKKVRKERP, translated from the coding sequence CCTGCCCGCGGGCTGGTGCTGGCCTTTGGTGCGCCGCTGCCGCTGTGGTCTGTGGTGCGGAAGGAGGAAGCATGACGAAGCGCCCCGACCTCCCCTACACCATCGTTGGCGCGGCGATGGAAGTGCATCGCCAGTTAGGCCCCTGGCACGCTGAAAAGGTGTATCGGCGGGCGTTGCAAGCCGCGCTGGAACGCAAAGGGCTGGGCGTGCGCCCCGAAGTGCCGCTTCACCTGCGGGACGAGGATGGCGTGGTGCTGGCGATTTATCGCCCCGACCTGGTGGTGCGGCGAGGCAGGGAAACGGTGGTGGTGGAACTGAAGGCCGAACCTGCCCTGACGGACGCCCATGTGCGGCAGGTGAAAGCCTATTTGAGCGCCTGGCGCGGACGAGCGGAAGGCCTGCTGGTGAACTTCGGCGAAGCCCGCCTGACATGGAAAAAAGTGAGGAAGGAGAGGCCATGA
- a CDS encoding DUF4352 domain-containing protein: MKRITFFVWLFLLLLASCQAQRPRPAAPGTPVWKPAATAQAAALQAIQTQVAHLQAALTAMPAASAAEGEGAEGLDEGVPVVTNTPSPTPTPVGTVEAGVSHAVKVTGQSGAHLTFRNVRWVEQAGGFRPSPGYRWLAVDVAIDNPPNNAAVDYAPIWFAVLLDGGAEQVMPIPIVGAPLMSLVTIPPGGRTSGTLVFRIPADFADQTTYTLQIQDAPLTMRPPVTVRLEVVESGQ; this comes from the coding sequence ATGAAACGCATCACCTTTTTCGTGTGGCTTTTCCTGCTGCTGCTGGCATCCTGTCAGGCGCAGCGGCCCCGCCCCGCTGCGCCTGGTACACCTGTCTGGAAACCCGCTGCAACCGCGCAGGCGGCGGCCTTGCAGGCTATCCAGACGCAGGTCGCCCACCTGCAAGCAGCCCTTACGGCCATGCCCGCCGCTTCCGCGGCGGAGGGGGAGGGAGCGGAAGGATTGGACGAGGGCGTGCCGGTGGTCACGAACACCCCCTCGCCTACGCCCACGCCAGTGGGTACGGTGGAGGCGGGCGTTAGCCATGCCGTGAAGGTCACGGGGCAAAGCGGGGCGCATCTCACCTTCCGAAATGTGCGGTGGGTGGAACAGGCGGGAGGCTTCCGCCCCAGCCCGGGCTACCGCTGGCTGGCGGTGGACGTCGCGATAGACAACCCGCCCAACAACGCGGCGGTGGACTATGCGCCCATTTGGTTCGCGGTGTTGCTGGACGGCGGAGCGGAACAGGTCATGCCCATCCCCATCGTGGGCGCGCCGCTGATGTCCCTGGTCACCATTCCCCCAGGCGGCAGGACGAGCGGGACGCTGGTGTTCCGCATTCCCGCGGACTTCGCCGACCAGACCACCTACACCCTGCAAATTCAGGACGCGCCGCTGACCATGCGGCCGCCGGTGACGGTGCGGCTGGAGGTGGTGGAAAGCGGCCAATAG
- a CDS encoding ArsR family transcriptional regulator codes for MMGEQRFSVIPVRAVTDKNMPAPVFRTLAALGLFTDKNGWCYPSLRALSELLGVSRSRVSRHIKWLAEHGYLNVLPQYNTDGSRGTNRIQVRFDYQPEDDFAAETPPEAEDEPSKTAEDEPQAGEGVLRPEQQGVAPSATGGVAPSATGVSSSATGVAPLSATGVAPLSATLTPQLTSQLTPQVNARLQQQQNTPLNLGEPAAADAAVAAADLPNEIRDALKALGWTGGMGEVAAAWQQDPARVRAWVEHAQRKGWSAALLRAVLREDPGYPPREPDPVQRYLGDYAPPDPDDAATPNAPSPPAPPPDLPAPVRRWWQVVQGQLRMEMPKAAFNTWVRPAFPLAFADANGGGGNAVLTVAAANDYAREWLAERLTKTLERKLAGLAGKPVRVQFVVQEDGNA; via the coding sequence ATGATGGGCGAACAACGCTTTAGTGTGATACCCGTTCGCGCTGTAACTGACAAGAACATGCCCGCCCCTGTGTTTCGCACCCTGGCGGCTTTGGGATTGTTCACCGACAAAAACGGCTGGTGCTATCCGTCCTTGCGGGCGCTTTCCGAACTTCTCGGCGTCAGCCGGTCGAGGGTCAGTCGGCACATCAAATGGCTGGCGGAACATGGCTACTTGAACGTGCTGCCTCAGTACAACACCGATGGGAGCAGGGGAACGAACCGTATTCAGGTGCGCTTTGACTACCAGCCCGAAGACGACTTTGCAGCAGAAACGCCGCCCGAAGCAGAAGACGAACCCTCTAAAACTGCCGAAGATGAGCCACAGGCGGGGGAGGGGGTGTTGCGTCCAGAGCAACAGGGTGTTGCGCCCAGCGCAACAGGGGGTGTTGCGCCCAGCGCAACAGGTGTTTCGTCCAGCGCAACAGGTGTTGCGCCCTTAAGCGCAACGGGTGTTGCGCCCTTAAGCGCAACGTTAACGCCCCAATTAACGTCCCAGTTAACGCCCCAAGTTAACGCAAGGTTACAACAACAACAAAACACCCCACTTAACCTTGGGGAGCCCGCGGCTGCTGATGCTGCTGTTGCTGCTGCCGACCTGCCCAACGAAATCCGAGACGCCCTCAAAGCCCTGGGCTGGACAGGCGGCATGGGCGAGGTTGCCGCGGCATGGCAGCAAGATCCCGCGAGGGTGCGCGCGTGGGTCGAGCACGCGCAGCGCAAGGGGTGGTCGGCGGCGCTGCTGCGGGCGGTGTTGCGGGAAGACCCCGGCTACCCGCCGCGGGAGCCTGACCCCGTGCAGCGATACCTGGGCGACTACGCGCCGCCAGACCCGGACGACGCGGCCACGCCCAACGCACCCTCGCCGCCAGCGCCTCCGCCCGACCTGCCCGCGCCCGTGCGCCGGTGGTGGCAGGTCGTTCAGGGGCAGTTGCGGATGGAGATGCCCAAAGCGGCCTTCAACACCTGGGTACGCCCCGCGTTTCCCCTGGCTTTTGCCGACGCCAACGGCGGGGGAGGGAACGCTGTGTTGACCGTGGCCGCGGCCAATGACTACGCCCGCGAATGGCTGGCGGAGCGGCTGACCAAGACCCTGGAACGCAAACTGGCGGGCCTTGCAGGCAAGCCGGTGAGGGTGCAATTCGTGGTGCAGGAGGACGGCAATGCCTGA
- a CDS encoding ParA family protein — MEKSEEGEAMTRIITITNQKGGVGKTTTAIHLAHGLALAGKRVLLVDLDAQAQAGIAMHIPPADGAFFLLTMGLDRGATEYIRAQMKEVRPGWRLLPASKRLAGVEPALPSPAVSWLAETLKRFERDFDYIVLDTAPTVNRLQVLAMWAADWVIVPAAPEPLSANSIQKVVQTLTGLKKQHHWQGGLFGILPTMYRERVREHAETLADYRHRFGEALVLPPIHLAARLAESPAYGQTVFERSPTDRAAREYSALVQAVLKAR; from the coding sequence ATGGAAAAAAGTGAGGAAGGAGAGGCCATGACCCGCATCATCACCATCACCAACCAGAAAGGCGGCGTGGGGAAAACCACCACGGCCATCCACTTGGCGCACGGCCTGGCGTTGGCAGGCAAGCGAGTGTTGTTGGTGGATTTGGATGCCCAGGCGCAAGCGGGCATTGCCATGCACATCCCCCCGGCGGACGGCGCTTTCTTCCTGCTGACGATGGGCCTGGACAGAGGCGCAACGGAATACATCCGCGCCCAGATGAAAGAAGTGCGCCCAGGCTGGCGGCTGTTGCCCGCCTCGAAGCGTTTGGCTGGCGTCGAACCGGCGCTCCCCTCCCCTGCCGTTTCCTGGTTGGCCGAGACGTTGAAGCGTTTTGAAAGGGATTTCGACTACATCGTGCTTGACACTGCCCCCACGGTGAACCGGCTGCAAGTGCTGGCCATGTGGGCTGCGGATTGGGTCATCGTGCCCGCAGCCCCCGAACCGCTGAGCGCCAACAGCATTCAGAAAGTGGTACAAACCCTCACCGGCCTCAAAAAGCAGCACCATTGGCAAGGCGGCCTGTTCGGCATTCTTCCGACCATGTACCGCGAGCGGGTGCGCGAACACGCCGAAACCCTGGCCGACTATCGGCACAGGTTTGGCGAAGCCCTGGTGCTGCCGCCCATTCATCTTGCCGCGCGCCTGGCCGAAAGCCCGGCCTACGGGCAAACGGTATTCGAGCGTTCCCCCACCGACCGCGCCGCCCGTGAGTACAGCGCGTTGGTGCAAGCCGTCCTGAAAGCGAGGTGA
- a CDS encoding recombinase: MPDFHGFRDYLLARDLAPATVRGYLADLEAFGRWFEQTNGEVLTPAAVTPTDVREYRGWLQRRGLKAATVNRKLSSLREWLQWALASGQIAANPAAGVHKVRMVASGPRWLTKRERYALQRAAEKILQTARGLYSRRWIVHERDALLVLFLLNTGLRVGEVVRLTEADLTLTARAGGVLVRRGKGNKQRVVPLNAEARKAVKRWLETRGETGITAAVLWSVGKGLTARTVQRAVERVAHEAKLDGVTPHVLRHTFAKSLIDAGAGLQEVADLLGHANLQTTRIYVQPSAGDLARAVEALVG; this comes from the coding sequence ATGCCTGACTTCCACGGTTTTCGTGATTATTTGCTTGCCCGTGACCTTGCTCCGGCCACTGTGCGGGGCTACCTGGCCGACCTCGAAGCCTTTGGCCGCTGGTTCGAGCAGACCAACGGCGAGGTACTGACGCCTGCGGCGGTGACGCCCACGGACGTGCGGGAATACCGCGGCTGGCTGCAACGGCGGGGGTTGAAAGCCGCCACGGTGAACCGCAAACTTTCCTCGTTGCGGGAGTGGTTGCAATGGGCATTGGCATCAGGACAGATTGCGGCCAATCCCGCGGCAGGAGTTCACAAAGTGCGGATGGTCGCGTCTGGCCCGCGCTGGCTGACCAAGCGGGAGCGTTACGCCCTGCAACGGGCAGCGGAAAAGATTTTACAAACCGCCCGCGGGCTGTACTCGCGCCGGTGGATAGTCCATGAGCGGGACGCCCTGCTGGTGCTGTTCCTGCTCAACACCGGCTTGCGGGTTGGGGAGGTGGTGCGGCTGACTGAAGCCGACCTTACCCTGACCGCCCGCGCTGGCGGCGTGCTGGTGCGGCGCGGCAAGGGGAACAAGCAGCGGGTGGTGCCGCTGAACGCGGAAGCGCGCAAGGCGGTGAAGCGGTGGCTGGAAACCCGTGGGGAGACGGGGATCACTGCCGCCGTGCTGTGGTCGGTGGGCAAAGGGCTGACGGCGCGCACCGTGCAGCGTGCGGTGGAGCGTGTAGCGCATGAGGCGAAACTGGACGGCGTAACGCCCCATGTACTGCGGCACACCTTTGCCAAGAGCCTGATAGACGCCGGAGCGGGGCTGCAGGAAGTGGCCGACTTGCTCGGCCACGCCAACCTGCAAACCACGCGGATTTATGTTCAGCCGAGCGCGGGCGACCTTGCCCGTGCGGTGGAAGCCCTGGTGGGCTGA